The following are encoded together in the Triticum dicoccoides isolate Atlit2015 ecotype Zavitan chromosome 6B, WEW_v2.0, whole genome shotgun sequence genome:
- the LOC119322445 gene encoding uncharacterized protein LOC119322445 — MASAGLKRKACSFAALTARKRPEAAGEPSQATDWSSLPPDITRIIAEQLLAEDVTDYMCFRAVCSHWRAFTTSPCDLTLQETRFRPRGWVALCDGDGVRPADACEITLFHTSTSRRLHVRLPELQNHRIVGFTDGLLILLNKGTTAVRVLHPFTRVFIDLPPLAPIFHHLVWMKAAVCRSHASIAVVAWFSVVPVVVYAEPGKPHWSVIHQGLELWTALPFRGRLFGIRKGTGEIVQVYPLFPQHPVVARIPSLFGCPAFCYYYLVEFREYMLLAVQHRRVSQSKKGWQPFAFALFLVNINQRGLVLLSSLGDRALFLSKDRCLCVSATKLPSISSNSIYFSLPNFDPGVVYSLSSGTFERTSTYALIHDLKERVRPSVRPFTLADHLTTYCHHFEWSKGLMFHEYYVIPSSWKEMLRKITLQDCEIQVSCVCEENEVGSLTSKKKNLGITGRTLALHWKSSHSGASPELILLEQISS; from the exons ATGGCGAGCGCAGGACTGAAGCGTAAAGCTTGCTCCTTTGCCGCTCTCACCGCCCGCAAGCGCCCAGAGGCCGCCGGGGAGCCTTCCCAGGCGACCGACTGGTCCTCCCTCCCTCCGGACATCACCCGCATCATCGCCGAGCAACTGCTGGCGGAGGACGTGACGGATTACATGTGCTTCCGCGCTGTGTGCTCGCACTGGCGTGCCTTCACCACCAGCCCCTGCGATCTCACGCTGCAGGAAACCCGCTTCCGTCCTCGCGGCTGGGTCGCCCTCTGTGACGGCGATGGCGTACGCCCAGCTGATGCCTGCGAGATCACCCTCTTCCACACGTCCACCAGCAGGCGCCTCCATGTCCGTCTGCCCGAGCTCCAGAACCACCGGATCGTCGGCTTCACTGATGGCCTCCTCATCCTGCTCAACAAGGGCACCACCGCTGTCCGTGTCCTGCATCCATTCACCCGTGTCTTCATTGACCTCCCTCCCCTTGCGCCCATCTTCCACCATTTGGTTTGGATGAAAGCCGCAGTCTGCCGGTCCCATGCCTCGATTGCTGTCGTTGCCTGGTTCTCGGTTGTGCCAGTGGTGGTCTACGCTGAACCTGGGAAGCCACATTGGTCTGTCATACACCAAGGTCTTGAGCTTTGGACTGCCTTACCATTCCGAGGCAGACTGTTTGGCATCAGAAAGGGGACAGGGGAGATTGTGCAGGTGTACCCTCTATTCCCACAGCACCCAGTGGTTGCTCGTATTCCCAGCTTGTTTGGTTGCCCTGCATTTTGTTACTACTACCTTGTGGAATTCAGAGAATACATGCTCCTTGCTGTCCAGCATCGTCGTGTTAGCCAGAGCAAGAAGGGGTGGCAGCCATTCGCCTTTGCCCTCTTCCTGGTGAATATAAACCAAAGAGGACTGGTTCTGTTGAGTAGCCTAGGTGACCGGGCGCTCTTCCTTAGCAAAGACCGATGCCTATGTGTCTCCGCCACGAAACTCCCTTCTATCAGCAGCAATTCCATCTACTTCTCGCTGCCCAACTTCGACCCTGGTGTAGTGTATTCTCTAAGCAGCGGGACATTCGAGCGGACATCAACGTATGCCCTCATACATGACCTGAAGGAGAGGGTTCGGCCCTCTGTGCGGCCCTTCACCCTGGCCGATCATCTGACGACATATTGCCACCATTTTGAGTG GTCAAAGGGACTTATGTTTCATGAGTACTATGTTATACCTTCGTCTTGGAAGGAAATGTTGAGAAAAATTACGTTACAGGACTGTGAAATTCAAGTTTCATGTGTGTGTGAAGAGAACGAAGTGGGAAGTTTGACGTCAAAGAAAAAGAACCTGGGAATAACAG GACGCACACTTGCCTTACACTGGAAATCGTCTCATTCTGGAGCATCTCCAGAATTGATATTACTAGAGCAGATTTCGTCCTAG
- the LOC119325520 gene encoding uncharacterized protein LOC119325520 → MKLQIIPVTASGAAPDPFELEISEASQVGQLKQSIEAMMGNQLWKVSTMGIFHRDRELQDTSTLLEYAINEMDPVTVVSCEVNNRVNFPTGDEDLFANVDPSTDVFFTIDELLGLQNEALDVKMILPTIFKQLLNCTTSRLTTLKLLANCGTKLIIAHQVGFRSLRHSQSYQMLIRLLLRMFMSMTTGGMVVLLW, encoded by the exons ATGAAGCTCCAGATCATTCCGGTGACGGCCAGCGGAGCTGCGCCCGATCCCTTCGAGCTCGAGATCAGCGAGGCCTCCCAG GTTGGGCAACTGAAACAGTCCATTGAAGCGATGATGGGGAACCAGTTGTGGAAAGTGTCAACGATGGGGATCTTTCACAGGGATAGGGAGCTTCAGGATACTTCAACCTTACTTGAGTATGCCATCAATGAAATGGATCCGGTCACTGTAGTTTCGTGTGAG GTCAACAATCGGGTGAACTTTCCTACTGGTGATGAAGATCT GTTTGCCAACGTTGATCCATCCACTGATGTGTTCTTCACCATTGAT GAGCTACTGGGGCTACAGAATGAAGCACTTGATGTTAAGATGATATTGCCTACAATTTTCAAG CAACTACTGAATTGCACAACTTCACGACTCACCACATTAAAACTGCTGGCCAATTGCGGGACAAAGTTGATAATAGCCCACCAAGTTGGCTTTCGAAGCCTGAGGCATTCGCAATCCTATCAAATGCTAATACGTTTGTTGCTGAGAATGttcatgagtatgacaaccggaggAATGGTGGTGTTGCTCTGGTGA